Proteins encoded within one genomic window of uncultured Draconibacterium sp.:
- a CDS encoding carbon-nitrogen hydrolase family protein, which yields MTKTNMQEIDNIELEYLKFDDYQELKQAMIEVYSNMPDAYWKEHHIKSLIKRFPEGQVVLKVNGQIAGCALAIVVDYDKFEDNHTYKEITGNYKFDTHSPDGDMLYGIDVFIKPEFRGLRLGRRLYDYRKELCERLNLKGIAFGGRIPNYHLYQDELSPKEYIQKVRTKEIHDPVLNFQISNDFHPAKIIKGYLEGDTDSNEYAVLLEWDNIYYEKPRKKPEITKTVVRLGLVQWQMRPYKTLEDLMLQAEFFVDAVSGYRCDFALFPEFFNAPLMAENNHLTEPEAIRDLAKHTEAITAKFSELAISYNINIITGSMPELVDDSLYNVGYLCRRDGSTERYEKLHVTPDEVKVWGMQGGHTLKALDTDCGKIGVLICYDSEFPELSRLLADEGVDILFVPFLTDTQNGFSRVRNCSQARAIENECYVAIAGSVGNLPKVHNMDIQYAQSMVFTPCDFAFPVNGVKAEATPNTEMILIADVDIGLLRELNQFGSVRNLKDRRQDLFQLKKKV from the coding sequence TTGACCAAAACAAATATGCAGGAAATTGACAATATAGAACTGGAGTATTTAAAATTCGACGATTACCAGGAACTCAAACAGGCCATGATAGAGGTGTACTCGAACATGCCCGATGCGTACTGGAAAGAACACCATATAAAATCGCTGATTAAACGTTTTCCCGAAGGTCAGGTAGTGCTGAAGGTGAACGGCCAAATTGCAGGTTGTGCACTTGCGATTGTGGTTGATTACGATAAGTTTGAGGATAATCATACCTATAAAGAAATTACCGGGAATTATAAGTTTGATACGCACTCTCCCGATGGCGATATGTTGTACGGAATTGATGTTTTTATTAAACCAGAATTTCGCGGATTGCGATTGGGGCGCCGCTTGTACGATTACCGCAAAGAATTGTGCGAAAGACTCAATTTAAAAGGGATTGCATTTGGCGGACGGATTCCCAATTATCACCTTTATCAGGATGAACTGTCGCCAAAAGAGTACATTCAAAAAGTACGCACAAAAGAGATTCACGACCCGGTGTTAAACTTTCAGATATCGAACGATTTCCACCCGGCAAAAATTATAAAAGGTTATTTGGAAGGCGACACCGACTCGAACGAATATGCGGTGTTGCTGGAGTGGGATAATATTTACTACGAGAAGCCCCGCAAAAAGCCGGAGATAACAAAAACAGTGGTTCGTTTGGGATTGGTGCAATGGCAGATGCGGCCATACAAAACACTGGAAGATCTGATGTTGCAGGCGGAGTTTTTTGTTGATGCCGTTTCTGGTTATCGTTGCGATTTTGCTTTGTTCCCCGAGTTTTTTAATGCGCCATTAATGGCCGAAAATAACCACTTAACTGAGCCGGAAGCTATTCGCGACCTGGCCAAACACACCGAAGCTATTACCGCAAAGTTTTCGGAGCTGGCCATTAGTTACAACATTAACATTATTACCGGTAGTATGCCCGAGTTGGTAGACGATAGCTTGTATAACGTGGGCTACTTATGCCGCCGCGACGGGAGTACCGAGCGCTACGAAAAACTGCATGTAACACCCGATGAGGTGAAAGTTTGGGGAATGCAGGGAGGACACACTTTAAAAGCGTTGGATACCGATTGCGGAAAGATTGGTGTTTTAATTTGTTACGACTCAGAATTTCCGGAACTGAGTCGTTTGCTGGCCGACGAAGGAGTGGATATTCTATTTGTACCATTTTTAACCGATACCCAGAATGGATTTTCGCGAGTACGAAATTGTTCTCAGGCGCGCGCCATCGAAAACGAATGTTATGTGGCTATTGCCGGAAGTGTTGGCAACTTGCCAAAAGTGCACAACATGGATATTCAGTATGCGCAATCGATGGTATTTACGCCCTGCGATTTTGCCTTCCCGGTAAACGGAGTAAAAGCCGAAGCAACGCCCAATACCGAAATGATTTTGATTGCCGATGTGGATATCGGTTTATTGCGCGAACTGAATCAGTTTGGTAGTGTACGAAACCTGAAAGATCGTCGGCAGGATTTGTTCCAGCTGAAAAAGAAAGTTTAG
- a CDS encoding RagB/SusD family nutrient uptake outer membrane protein, giving the protein MRNTIKIAILSVALLFSWSCTDLEEQVLDESLTGNVSEDELVTSVVAPVYSNLSTLFLHTHLFCLQIISSDEGILPARGGKDWYDGGVFYQLHQHECLPTNAKIRDTWNDLTNMLSRSVSAIETLTPLAETDATAKTFLAEVRGMRAYYNMMLLDLWGLAFQKDDPNELSVVLRGDDAVEYIRSEFEAIIGDLKTDVGPGRLTKGAAYALLTRLHMNAAVWRDPYATSFNFTDADMDKVIEYSTKVINDYNYEMSPEYFECFANENHTNKELIFAVDQRPDLSSSHNRMCYWSMSGSFYGNPLFPNGDGTDGGAITQEFYQSWVDAYGDVDPADADCRFFWERLIIPEDSTIAAEDFKLNRGIYRGLQYGLQNDGHKQPFHVDEEGEYYIGPVKDVRRAAADAYVDYLLEVDFTAEGSDYNRGYRVEKYEWSRVSTNGTNKGEHDLVIVRLADMYMLRAEAKLHKGDTDGALADVNFVRASRTARPEVTPPALTEMNLDILFRERGFEFYWEHQRRTDMIRFGKYEDPLIEKTNNDVKKRLFPIPQTAIDGTSVVDGYLVQNESY; this is encoded by the coding sequence ATGAGAAATACAATAAAAATAGCAATTCTATCAGTGGCCCTGCTTTTTAGCTGGAGCTGTACTGACCTTGAAGAACAAGTACTTGACGAGTCTCTTACAGGTAATGTATCGGAAGACGAGCTTGTTACAAGTGTGGTTGCCCCGGTTTATTCAAACCTTTCTACCCTGTTTTTACACACCCACTTATTTTGCCTTCAAATCATCTCTTCTGACGAAGGTATTCTTCCCGCTCGTGGAGGAAAAGACTGGTACGACGGCGGTGTATTTTACCAGTTACACCAACACGAGTGCCTTCCAACAAATGCAAAAATCAGAGACACATGGAATGACCTTACCAATATGCTTTCACGATCAGTGAGTGCTATTGAAACCTTAACACCTTTGGCCGAAACAGATGCTACTGCAAAAACATTTTTGGCAGAAGTTAGAGGAATGCGTGCCTATTACAACATGATGTTACTGGATTTGTGGGGGCTTGCTTTTCAAAAAGATGATCCAAACGAACTTTCAGTAGTATTACGCGGAGACGATGCTGTTGAATATATTCGCTCTGAGTTCGAGGCTATAATCGGGGATTTAAAAACCGATGTTGGCCCCGGACGTTTAACAAAAGGAGCAGCGTATGCTTTACTAACACGTTTACATATGAATGCTGCTGTTTGGCGCGATCCTTACGCAACAAGCTTTAATTTTACCGATGCCGACATGGATAAAGTAATTGAATACAGCACCAAAGTAATTAATGATTACAATTATGAAATGTCGCCGGAATATTTCGAATGTTTTGCCAATGAAAACCATACCAACAAAGAGTTGATTTTTGCTGTCGATCAGCGCCCTGACTTAAGTAGCTCGCATAACCGGATGTGTTATTGGTCAATGTCCGGTAGTTTTTATGGTAACCCCTTATTCCCCAACGGAGACGGAACTGACGGAGGAGCCATAACCCAGGAATTCTACCAAAGCTGGGTAGATGCTTATGGCGATGTAGATCCGGCTGATGCCGATTGCCGCTTTTTTTGGGAGCGATTGATCATTCCCGAAGATTCAACCATTGCCGCAGAAGACTTCAAACTCAACCGCGGTATTTACAGAGGACTGCAATATGGACTGCAAAACGATGGTCATAAACAACCATTTCATGTTGATGAAGAAGGTGAGTATTATATTGGGCCTGTAAAAGACGTAAGAAGAGCTGCTGCCGATGCTTACGTAGATTATCTTTTAGAAGTTGATTTTACTGCTGAAGGTAGTGATTACAACCGGGGTTACCGGGTTGAAAAATACGAATGGAGCAGGGTATCAACAAACGGGACAAACAAAGGAGAACACGATTTAGTCATTGTTCGTTTAGCCGACATGTATATGTTACGCGCTGAAGCCAAACTTCATAAAGGAGATACAGATGGGGCACTTGCCGATGTAAACTTTGTAAGAGCATCAAGAACTGCAAGACCGGAAGTAACTCCTCCTGCCCTTACCGAAATGAACCTGGATATTTTGTTCCGCGAACGTGGTTTTGAATTTTACTGGGAACACCAGCGAAGAACAGATATGATCCGCTTTGGGAAATACGAAGATCCGTTGATCGAAAAAACCAATAACGATGTAAAAAAACGTCTGTTTCCAATTCCTCAAACTGCCATTGACGGTACATCTGTGGTAGATGGATATTTGGTACAAAACGAAAGTTATTAA
- a CDS encoding FecR domain-containing protein: MDKNRFFELTTKVLANEANEEEKIRLNDLLSNKKYRELFNWLKTEWEKEFSSDSIQFNYAKGLEKLRAKIAESDKQNITTKRVTFRRRFLQAAAVFVLLLAGTVVLYQLKNNQPTITDFAENTTKEISSGETRLILNGEEEIEIPSKNANINYSEEEGTVVVNSRKKIKQDLKQHQITYNTLIVPYGKRSKITLADNSIVWLNSGSKFIYPVHFSDKKREVFLEGEAFFEVQHDSNKPFTVITNDIEVKVLGTIFNVTAYTDDAFTNTVLESGSVEINYQSKSKIKTSKLKITPGTSAVYYPEEKVICQNKVDTRYYTSWREGILLYHHQTLNQIVKKLSRYYNTEISINNPELANTSFSGKLDLKTDVNEVLETIAFASELNIEIKKDQLIIKK; the protein is encoded by the coding sequence ATGGATAAGAATAGATTTTTTGAATTAACTACAAAAGTTTTAGCCAACGAGGCTAATGAAGAGGAAAAAATACGCTTAAACGATTTGTTGAGCAACAAAAAATACCGGGAGCTTTTTAACTGGCTGAAAACGGAGTGGGAAAAAGAATTTTCATCTGACAGCATTCAGTTTAACTATGCGAAAGGACTGGAAAAATTAAGAGCAAAAATTGCTGAATCAGACAAGCAAAACATAACAACAAAAAGAGTTACTTTCAGGCGAAGATTTTTACAGGCAGCAGCCGTTTTTGTTTTACTACTTGCAGGTACCGTTGTTCTCTATCAACTAAAAAATAACCAACCAACAATTACCGATTTTGCGGAAAACACCACCAAAGAAATTTCATCAGGCGAAACACGTTTAATTTTGAATGGCGAAGAAGAAATTGAAATACCAAGCAAGAATGCCAATATAAATTACTCGGAAGAAGAAGGTACGGTGGTGGTTAACAGCCGCAAAAAAATTAAGCAAGACCTGAAACAACACCAAATAACTTATAATACACTTATTGTCCCTTATGGCAAACGAAGCAAAATAACACTGGCCGACAACAGCATTGTTTGGTTAAATTCAGGATCGAAATTTATTTACCCCGTACATTTCTCCGATAAAAAACGCGAGGTATTTCTTGAGGGCGAAGCTTTTTTTGAAGTTCAGCACGACAGCAACAAACCTTTTACTGTTATTACTAACGATATTGAGGTAAAAGTACTTGGCACCATTTTTAATGTAACAGCCTATACCGACGATGCCTTTACAAACACGGTATTGGAAAGTGGAAGTGTTGAAATTAACTACCAAAGTAAATCAAAAATAAAAACCTCGAAACTAAAAATCACACCGGGAACATCGGCTGTTTACTACCCCGAAGAAAAAGTAATCTGCCAAAATAAAGTTGACACCCGGTATTACACTAGTTGGCGCGAAGGAATTTTACTGTACCATCACCAAACACTTAACCAAATAGTAAAAAAACTGTCGAGGTATTATAATACTGAAATCAGTATTAACAACCCGGAACTGGCAAACACCAGTTTTTCCGGAAAGCTGGATTTAAAAACAGATGTTAACGAAGTATTGGAAACAATAGCCTTTGCTTCGGAATTAAATATTGAGATAAAAAAAGACCAGTTAATAATAAAAAAATAG
- a CDS encoding sigma-70 family RNA polymerase sigma factor, producing MEIHYNDNEVNLIKLCKKGDAKAQYRLYKLYCKGMFNVAIRMTNDKSLAEDVLQDAFVKAFLEIDKLKNEKAFGGWLKRIVINRSIDVTRKEKMFYAEVENLGSDDHEIAVEIDSEFSSERIHHFIKQLPDGAREILVLRALEGYKHAEIGEKLGISESTAKTQFFRAKQLLVKMMQDETGLGKISERATAKA from the coding sequence TTGGAAATACACTACAACGATAACGAGGTTAACTTAATCAAGCTTTGCAAAAAGGGCGATGCGAAAGCTCAGTACAGACTCTACAAACTTTATTGCAAGGGAATGTTCAACGTTGCTATTCGCATGACAAATGACAAAAGTCTGGCAGAGGATGTGCTTCAAGATGCGTTTGTAAAAGCTTTCTTGGAAATCGATAAGTTAAAGAACGAAAAGGCCTTTGGCGGCTGGCTAAAACGAATTGTAATTAACCGAAGTATTGATGTTACACGAAAAGAAAAAATGTTTTATGCCGAGGTTGAAAACCTGGGCAGCGACGACCATGAAATAGCAGTTGAAATTGACAGCGAATTTAGTTCGGAAAGGATTCACCATTTTATAAAACAACTGCCGGATGGCGCCCGAGAGATTTTGGTACTTCGTGCTTTAGAAGGCTACAAACATGCTGAAATAGGAGAAAAACTGGGGATTTCGGAATCAACAGCAAAAACACAGTTTTTCAGGGCCAAACAATTATTAGTTAAAATGATGCAAGATGAAACAGGACTTGGAAAAATATCTGAAAGAGCAACGGCTAAAGCTTGA
- a CDS encoding TonB-dependent receptor: MKINIESISLMSLKKLIMIMKVTFLLIFSSIISVSASNTYAQLTKLSVNIEQASVKDVFHDIESQSEYIFFYQDEKIDLDKKVTIRVEDKTISEILDQLFEDTNNVYKITDRQVIISQDNKKQTPGENSELESTGYSQQKKTISGKVFDEKGLPLPGVSVIIKGTTTGITTDANGNFNLKVANNAEYLVFSFVGMKTQEVLIRGKETIEVLMEEETVGIEEIVTIGYAKQKKTDVTGAVSSIKSENFNKGVVNSPGQLLQGKVSGVNITSSSGAPGSGQRIVIRGQGTIRQGSGPLFVIDGFPIGMAGTGSGSSPLNFINPEDIESIDVLKDASATAIYGSRGANGVIMINTKKGESGSSQFTVVSNFGISKIAKKLPVFSADEFRKQVVAVGGVLEDRNGNTNWQDELTQTAITHDHNLTLSGGTSKLTYRASLGYLDQEGVVINTGIKRYSGRISATQKLLDEKLNIDFNLNSTIEKGENAHMGTVVSNMLSFNPTYPAYDSNGEPTKYPDLINPLSQAELYTNFSESRNMMVNIAPSLEIIKGLVYKLNFGYENSSYETDAQEMPSTDPFVEGKIEQKFFNGENTLIENYLTYTFDVQEHNIVLLAGHSYQKVENRDRKWNIELFEANDIEPRYNPGLGQRLDLTLNRPEGSANINELQSFFGRAAYNYQGKYMITGTIRSDGSSKFGKNNRYGTFPSFAAGWRISEEDFMKSSPFSNLKLRAGWGQTGNQEIPSKITQESFQSSNSGDYSYPLSESGQYPVGTVYTRFANPDIQWEVSTQTNVGVDFGLFNGALSGTVDYFHKVSTNILVEVPSFDPVSPAPTYWTNVDNMKITNKGLEIALDYQQRTKKGFIYKIGANATFIDNVVKDSPFTVLTTGSASGSGQTGATINGMINGYPIGSFYMQKFTGIGADGLSTYEPPLVEGGEDRYVVGSALPDVMYNFYANFSYKRFDLSMNFNGVAGNKIYNHTAMSKFYKGQLATSNNVTDFAIQYPEEAITNAALVSTRFLEDGSFLRLNNLSLGYNFNTTGLGISHWVKDLRLSFTGQNLFVITDYSGFDPEVNQDKSKGGIQSFGIDDNAYPKSRTFVVGLNVTF, encoded by the coding sequence ATGAAAATTAATATTGAATCAATCTCTTTAATGAGTTTGAAGAAACTAATTATGATAATGAAAGTAACATTTCTACTTATTTTTTCTTCAATAATTTCGGTTAGTGCAAGCAATACCTATGCACAGCTAACCAAGCTTTCGGTAAATATTGAGCAGGCTTCGGTAAAAGATGTCTTCCATGACATTGAAAGCCAAAGCGAGTACATTTTTTTCTACCAGGATGAAAAAATTGATCTTGACAAAAAAGTAACCATCCGGGTAGAAGACAAAACGATTTCAGAAATTCTGGATCAACTTTTTGAAGACACCAACAATGTTTACAAAATAACCGACCGGCAGGTGATTATTAGTCAGGACAATAAAAAACAAACTCCGGGGGAAAATTCAGAATTAGAATCGACAGGATACAGCCAGCAGAAAAAAACAATTTCAGGTAAAGTATTCGACGAAAAAGGGCTGCCTCTTCCCGGCGTATCAGTAATTATAAAAGGCACAACCACCGGAATAACAACCGACGCAAATGGTAATTTCAATTTAAAAGTTGCCAACAATGCCGAATACCTTGTCTTCTCGTTTGTAGGAATGAAAACACAAGAAGTTCTCATTAGAGGAAAAGAAACCATTGAAGTTTTAATGGAAGAAGAAACAGTTGGTATTGAAGAGATTGTAACTATTGGTTATGCAAAACAAAAGAAAACAGATGTTACCGGCGCCGTTTCGTCCATTAAAAGCGAAAATTTTAACAAAGGTGTTGTCAACTCTCCGGGGCAGTTACTCCAGGGAAAAGTATCGGGTGTTAACATTACTTCATCAAGCGGTGCTCCCGGCAGCGGACAAAGAATTGTTATCCGGGGACAGGGAACCATCAGGCAAGGTTCAGGGCCTCTTTTTGTAATCGACGGGTTCCCAATCGGGATGGCAGGGACAGGATCAGGTTCAAGTCCGTTAAACTTTATTAATCCTGAAGATATTGAGTCGATTGATGTATTAAAAGATGCATCTGCTACTGCAATTTATGGCTCGCGCGGAGCAAACGGTGTTATAATGATTAACACCAAAAAAGGAGAATCAGGGTCATCGCAATTCACAGTGGTTTCAAACTTCGGAATATCGAAAATTGCTAAAAAGCTACCTGTTTTTAGTGCCGATGAATTTCGCAAACAAGTTGTAGCTGTTGGTGGTGTTTTAGAAGACCGCAATGGAAACACCAACTGGCAAGACGAATTAACTCAAACTGCCATTACACATGATCATAATTTAACCTTGTCGGGAGGTACCAGCAAGCTAACTTATCGCGCATCTTTAGGCTATTTAGACCAGGAAGGAGTTGTAATTAATACCGGAATAAAAAGATACAGCGGAAGAATAAGTGCCACTCAAAAATTATTAGACGAAAAACTGAATATTGATTTCAACCTGAATTCAACCATTGAAAAAGGAGAAAACGCACACATGGGAACAGTAGTTTCAAACATGTTGAGTTTTAATCCTACTTATCCGGCATACGATTCAAACGGAGAACCAACAAAATACCCCGATTTAATTAATCCGCTTAGCCAGGCAGAGCTTTACACCAATTTTAGCGAAAGCAGAAATATGATGGTAAATATCGCTCCGTCTCTTGAAATTATTAAAGGCCTGGTTTACAAACTTAATTTTGGTTACGAAAACAGTTCGTATGAAACTGATGCCCAGGAAATGCCAAGCACCGATCCTTTTGTTGAAGGGAAAATTGAACAAAAATTCTTTAATGGTGAAAACACGCTTATAGAGAACTACCTGACTTATACTTTTGATGTACAAGAACATAACATTGTTTTACTGGCCGGGCATTCTTACCAAAAAGTAGAAAACCGCGACAGAAAATGGAATATTGAATTGTTTGAAGCTAACGATATTGAACCGCGCTACAATCCCGGTTTAGGGCAACGACTTGATTTAACACTCAACAGACCTGAAGGTTCGGCCAATATTAACGAGCTGCAATCATTCTTTGGCAGGGCAGCCTACAATTACCAGGGCAAATACATGATAACCGGTACAATTCGTTCCGATGGTTCTTCAAAATTTGGAAAAAACAATCGTTACGGAACATTTCCTTCATTTGCTGCAGGTTGGCGAATTTCAGAGGAAGATTTTATGAAATCATCGCCATTTAGCAATTTAAAATTGCGTGCAGGCTGGGGACAAACAGGGAACCAGGAAATCCCTTCAAAAATTACGCAGGAATCATTTCAATCGTCAAATAGCGGAGATTACAGCTATCCACTTAGCGAATCGGGACAATACCCGGTTGGAACGGTTTACACCCGTTTTGCCAACCCTGATATCCAGTGGGAAGTTTCTACTCAAACCAATGTGGGTGTCGACTTTGGATTATTTAACGGGGCTCTTTCCGGCACAGTTGATTACTTTCATAAAGTATCAACCAATATCCTTGTTGAGGTTCCATCATTCGATCCGGTTTCTCCGGCTCCTACCTACTGGACAAATGTTGACAATATGAAAATCACGAACAAAGGATTGGAGATTGCACTGGATTACCAGCAAAGAACGAAGAAAGGTTTTATCTATAAAATTGGTGCCAACGCAACATTTATTGATAATGTGGTAAAAGATTCTCCTTTTACAGTTCTCACTACCGGGTCTGCATCAGGGTCAGGTCAAACAGGAGCCACAATCAACGGAATGATCAATGGCTACCCAATTGGTTCTTTCTACATGCAAAAATTTACCGGAATTGGAGCTGACGGACTTTCAACTTACGAACCACCATTGGTTGAAGGTGGCGAAGACAGGTATGTGGTAGGAAGTGCACTGCCTGATGTTATGTATAATTTCTATGCCAACTTCAGCTACAAACGATTCGACTTAAGCATGAATTTTAACGGAGTAGCCGGTAACAAGATTTACAACCACACTGCAATGAGCAAGTTCTACAAAGGCCAGTTGGCAACATCAAATAACGTTACCGATTTTGCCATTCAATATCCTGAAGAAGCAATTACCAACGCAGCACTTGTATCTACCCGCTTTTTAGAAGATGGTTCATTCCTTCGGTTAAACAACCTTAGTTTAGGATACAATTTTAATACTACAGGATTAGGTATTTCACATTGGGTAAAAGATCTTAGACTATCATTCACCGGCCAGAATTTATTCGTTATTACTGATTACTCAGGCTTTGATCCCGAAGTAAACCAAGATAAATCCAAAGGTGGAATTCAATCATTTGGTATCGACGATAATGCCTATCCGAAATCAAGAACATTTGTAGTTGGATTGAACGTAACTTTTTAA
- a CDS encoding RNA polymerase sigma-70 factor yields the protein MESIEEEFINRIKQNDQTALEKLHRKYYQLLCSFAFNYVKNVHSAEEIVSDVFLNFWLKRHSLTINSSIKSYLYISVKNQSINYLNTKKQIFEEITDNSFEFEASGNDADAEINYIETFNQIEKIIRELPPQRQTIFRLNRVDGLKYKEIAEILSISVNTVQKQMTEAVKHISKYYSHKILVFFSFIK from the coding sequence ATGGAAAGCATCGAGGAAGAGTTTATTAACAGGATTAAACAAAACGATCAGACTGCTCTTGAAAAGCTGCATCGTAAATACTATCAACTCCTCTGTAGTTTTGCTTTCAATTATGTAAAAAATGTACATTCTGCCGAAGAGATCGTTTCTGATGTATTCCTGAATTTCTGGTTAAAACGCCATTCATTAACGATTAATTCCAGTATCAAATCTTATCTCTACATTTCAGTAAAAAACCAGTCAATCAATTATCTGAACACAAAAAAACAAATTTTTGAAGAAATAACAGATAACAGTTTTGAGTTTGAAGCGTCGGGGAACGATGCAGATGCAGAGATTAACTACATTGAAACATTTAATCAAATTGAAAAAATTATCAGGGAACTCCCTCCTCAGCGCCAAACCATCTTTCGTTTAAACCGAGTTGATGGGTTAAAATATAAAGAAATAGCTGAAATATTATCCATTTCAGTTAACACTGTTCAAAAACAAATGACCGAAGCCGTTAAACACATCTCAAAATATTATTCCCATAAAATACTGGTCTTTTTCTCTTTTATAAAATAA
- the corA gene encoding magnesium/cobalt transporter CorA: MARFLKDRSKVKGMVPGSLVLIGRQKMEQAVIQFISYDKNELMEETVESVSLARQKFTTDKVNWINVYGLHDLEMIKKLGEEFKLPSLLLEDILNTDQPPKYENGENYDAFIMKILHQEKGAYRIHAEQVTLILGEDFVLTLQEQRGQFFEVVRERIRKSKGRIRTSGNDYLAYALMDALVDNYSILIENIGRQVEDIEDRLFKTMDSKIVEEIYRFKTELNYIRKAVRPVREFIATLLRTEDSFFQKKNFAFLKDLSDLAIQCSEAVEMYNSMTSDQLNIYNSNMSNKMNEVMKTLTIFASIFIPLTFIAGIYGMNFEYIPELKFKYGYLVFWIIILILGGGLLIYFKRKKWL, encoded by the coding sequence ATGGCACGTTTTTTAAAAGATCGGTCGAAGGTAAAAGGCATGGTTCCCGGCTCGTTGGTACTTATCGGCAGACAAAAAATGGAACAGGCGGTTATTCAGTTTATTTCTTACGATAAAAATGAGCTGATGGAGGAAACAGTTGAATCGGTTTCGCTTGCCCGGCAAAAGTTTACTACCGATAAAGTAAACTGGATAAATGTTTATGGTTTGCACGATTTGGAAATGATTAAAAAACTAGGTGAAGAATTTAAATTACCGTCACTTCTACTCGAAGATATACTGAATACCGACCAGCCGCCTAAATACGAAAATGGCGAGAATTACGATGCATTTATTATGAAAATTCTGCATCAGGAAAAGGGGGCGTACCGAATACATGCCGAGCAGGTTACCCTTATTTTAGGTGAAGATTTCGTGTTGACATTACAGGAGCAACGAGGCCAATTTTTCGAAGTGGTTCGCGAGCGTATTCGCAAAAGTAAAGGCCGAATTCGCACCAGCGGAAACGATTACCTGGCTTATGCTTTAATGGATGCTTTGGTTGATAATTATTCTATTCTGATTGAAAATATTGGGCGGCAGGTGGAAGATATTGAAGACCGGCTTTTTAAAACCATGGACTCAAAAATTGTGGAAGAGATCTATCGTTTTAAAACGGAACTGAATTACATTCGGAAAGCGGTGCGGCCGGTGCGCGAATTTATTGCAACTTTGCTTCGTACCGAAGATTCGTTTTTTCAGAAAAAGAACTTCGCCTTTTTGAAAGACTTAAGCGATCTCGCCATTCAGTGTTCTGAAGCGGTGGAAATGTACAACAGCATGACTTCCGACCAGCTGAATATTTATAACTCGAACATGAGTAATAAAATGAATGAGGTGATGAAAACGCTTACCATTTTCGCATCGATATTTATTCCGCTAACCTTTATTGCCGGCATTTACGGAATGAACTTTGAATATATTCCCGAGCTCAAATTCAAATATGGTTATCTGGTTTTCTGGATTATAATTTTAATTCTGGGAGGCGGATTGCTGATTTATTTTAAACGAAAAAAGTGGTTGTAA